The Streptomyces sp. NBC_01244 genome contains a region encoding:
- the fxsA gene encoding FxSxx-COOH cyclophane-containing RiPP peptide, with the protein MNTSATHPASTVTATRVPLDRIDVRGARAAATLGRVLPTESGRKVQTPIFNSAL; encoded by the coding sequence ATGAACACCTCCGCCACCCACCCGGCCAGCACCGTCACGGCCACTCGCGTCCCGCTCGACCGCATCGACGTCCGCGGCGCGCGCGCGGCCGCGACCCTGGGTCGCGTCCTCCCGACGGAATCCGGCCGAAAGGTTCAGACGCCCATCTTCAACTCTGCACTCTGA
- the fxsBH gene encoding radical SAM/SPASM protein FxsBH, inactivated beta-hydroxylase extension form, whose amino-acid sequence MTGLIAFREIVLKVHSRCDLACDHCYVYEHADQSWRARPKVISPEVIAQTASRLAEHARTHALPSVTVILHGGEPLLAGPARLRLVCEEFTRALDGIAALDLRMHTNGLQLSPRYLDLFAEFGVSVSVSLDGDRAANDRHRRFADGRTSHPLVLAAVDLLRTEPYRHLYQGLLCTIDVANDPVAVLDALVELAPPRVDFLLPHATWQTPPVRPDEAPDAYARWLLRIFDHWEHRGRPVPVRLFDSLFSTLAGGPSLTESLGLAPTDLVVVETDGNLEQVDSLKSAFEGAAATGFNVFDHAFDLVAAHPGVRARQLGLAGVSGTCRRCPVVRSCGGGLYTHRYKADPADPSGTGAAGDFDNPSVYCTDLRELVDGVEGRTSARASAPELADPAELAGSQEQLTRDLLALLNDRRTGDSDWERAWAVLGAVERAGQAGADALDAVLAHPFTRTWVMACLDPAGRDRPDAPQAARRLTALAAAAVLRGGLDLPAEVVYRDGEVYLPTLGLLRLGEPGTDGRATLHAADGGYAVREEGRPEHRFGPAAGDARWQPVRTWSPGPGAAPVALEDLDPHRNCFARPPRLRLGAAEAGEWRERLDVAWALLHASVPEFARAAATGLTTLTPLAGGPRARGWGEAGRHGPGALGVPYAAGVAETALALLTGRRRAGLQALTEVTDLYALDGEWQHPSPWRERPVPVSRLLADVHERVAVEAYRRATAAAEPGGLDRINRALDRLSGAAELTSTGKRLVEQLRWELKAVDA is encoded by the coding sequence ATGACCGGCCTGATCGCTTTTCGCGAGATCGTCCTGAAAGTTCACAGCAGATGCGATCTCGCTTGTGATCATTGCTATGTCTATGAACACGCAGATCAGAGCTGGCGCGCCCGGCCCAAAGTGATCTCCCCCGAGGTGATCGCACAGACCGCGTCGCGTCTCGCCGAACACGCAAGGACACACGCACTCCCCTCCGTCACGGTCATCCTTCACGGAGGGGAACCGCTTCTCGCGGGCCCCGCCCGCCTCAGGCTCGTGTGTGAGGAATTCACCCGCGCCCTCGACGGCATCGCCGCCCTCGACCTGCGCATGCACACCAACGGCTTGCAGCTCAGCCCCCGTTACCTGGACCTCTTCGCGGAGTTCGGCGTCAGCGTCAGCGTCTCCCTCGACGGGGACCGCGCGGCCAACGACCGCCACCGGCGCTTCGCCGACGGCCGCACCAGCCACCCCCTGGTCCTGGCCGCCGTGGACCTCCTGCGCACCGAGCCCTACCGCCACCTCTACCAGGGCCTGCTCTGCACCATCGACGTGGCCAACGACCCCGTCGCCGTCCTCGACGCCCTGGTCGAGCTGGCCCCGCCGCGCGTGGACTTCCTCCTCCCGCACGCCACCTGGCAGACGCCCCCGGTCCGCCCCGACGAGGCCCCCGACGCCTACGCGCGCTGGCTGCTGCGGATCTTCGACCACTGGGAGCACCGCGGGCGCCCGGTCCCCGTACGGCTCTTCGACTCGCTGTTCTCCACCCTGGCCGGCGGCCCCAGCCTCACCGAGTCCCTGGGCCTCGCGCCCACCGATCTCGTGGTCGTGGAAACCGATGGGAACCTGGAACAGGTCGACTCCCTGAAGAGCGCCTTCGAGGGGGCCGCGGCCACCGGGTTCAACGTCTTCGACCACGCCTTCGACCTGGTCGCGGCCCATCCCGGGGTCCGCGCCCGGCAACTGGGCCTGGCCGGCGTCAGTGGTACGTGCCGCCGGTGCCCCGTCGTACGTTCGTGCGGAGGCGGGCTCTACACGCACCGCTACAAGGCCGATCCGGCCGACCCCTCCGGCACGGGAGCCGCCGGAGACTTCGACAACCCCTCCGTCTACTGCACCGACCTGCGCGAGCTCGTCGACGGCGTGGAGGGGCGTACGAGCGCCCGCGCGAGCGCGCCGGAACTGGCCGACCCCGCCGAGCTGGCCGGCTCCCAGGAGCAGCTCACCAGGGACCTGCTCGCCCTCTTGAACGACCGCCGCACGGGTGATTCCGACTGGGAGCGGGCCTGGGCGGTGCTGGGCGCCGTGGAGCGGGCCGGGCAGGCCGGCGCGGACGCGCTGGACGCCGTACTGGCCCACCCCTTCACCCGGACCTGGGTCATGGCCTGCCTCGACCCCGCCGGACGGGACCGCCCCGACGCCCCGCAGGCGGCCCGCCGGCTGACCGCGCTGGCCGCCGCCGCCGTCCTGCGCGGCGGGCTCGACCTGCCCGCCGAGGTCGTCTACCGGGACGGCGAGGTGTACCTGCCGACGCTCGGCCTGCTGCGCCTGGGCGAGCCCGGCACCGACGGCCGGGCCACGCTGCACGCCGCCGACGGGGGGTACGCCGTCCGCGAGGAGGGCCGCCCCGAACACCGCTTCGGGCCGGCGGCGGGTGACGCGCGCTGGCAGCCCGTACGCACCTGGTCGCCGGGGCCGGGCGCGGCCCCCGTGGCGCTGGAGGACCTGGATCCGCACCGCAACTGCTTCGCCCGCCCGCCCCGGCTGCGCCTCGGCGCCGCGGAGGCCGGGGAGTGGCGGGAGCGCCTCGACGTGGCGTGGGCCCTGCTGCACGCCTCGGTGCCCGAGTTCGCGCGGGCGGCCGCCACCGGGCTGACCACGCTGACCCCGCTCGCGGGCGGCCCCCGGGCCCGCGGCTGGGGCGAGGCCGGGCGGCACGGCCCGGGCGCGCTCGGAGTGCCGTACGCGGCCGGGGTGGCGGAGACCGCGCTCGCGCTGCTGACCGGGCGGCGGCGGGCCGGGCTCCAGGCGCTGACCGAAGTGACCGACCTGTACGCGCTGGACGGGGAGTGGCAGCACCCCTCGCCGTGGCGGGAGCGCCCGGTCCCGGTCTCCCGGCTGCTGGCCGACGTCCACGAACGGGTGGCCGTGGAGGCCTACCGTCGGGCGACCGCCGCCGCGGAGCCGGGCGGGCTGGACCGGATCAACCGGGCCCTGGACCGGCTGTCGGGGGCGGCGGAGCTGACGAGCACCGGAAAGCGGCTCGTGGAGCAGCTCCGCTGGGAACTGAAGGCGGTCGACGCATGA
- a CDS encoding aminoglycoside N(3)-acetyltransferase codes for MTGPPGPGEAARLPSPGPDGPDGPDGSVHALGVRPGMRLLVHASLGGTGLRAEELRDALLTAVGPLGTLAAPAFTPQNSKTSTAHLARIAGLSEEGVRDFRARMPAFDRVRTPSHGMGVLAEAVRTAPGAARSGHPQTSFAAVGEGARELCAEHPLTSHLGEDSPLGKMCGEGWGVLMINVGFSVCTAFHLAEYLIPQPPLRMYECVVKVNHPGLPGRQPGRPEGEGWTAYEDIALDDSDFAEIGRAFPEDRILRGRIGGASTMLFALPDAVDHALEWMTENRR; via the coding sequence ATGACGGGCCCGCCGGGCCCCGGGGAAGCCGCCCGGCTCCCCAGCCCCGGCCCGGACGGCCCGGACGGCCCCGACGGCTCCGTCCACGCCCTCGGTGTCCGCCCCGGCATGCGCCTCCTGGTGCACGCCTCCCTCGGCGGCACCGGTCTGCGCGCCGAGGAGCTGCGCGACGCCCTCCTCACCGCCGTCGGCCCGCTCGGCACCCTCGCGGCGCCGGCCTTCACCCCGCAGAACTCCAAGACCTCCACCGCCCACCTGGCGCGGATCGCGGGCCTCTCCGAGGAGGGCGTACGGGACTTCCGTGCGCGGATGCCCGCCTTCGACCGGGTGCGCACCCCGAGCCACGGCATGGGGGTCCTCGCCGAGGCGGTGCGCACCGCCCCGGGAGCGGCGCGCAGCGGGCATCCGCAGACCTCCTTCGCCGCGGTCGGCGAAGGGGCCCGGGAGCTGTGTGCGGAACATCCGCTGACCAGTCATTTGGGCGAGGATTCACCGCTGGGAAAGATGTGCGGCGAGGGATGGGGGGTACTCATGATCAATGTGGGATTTTCCGTCTGCACCGCTTTCCATCTCGCGGAGTATCTAATTCCGCAGCCCCCCTTGCGCATGTACGAGTGTGTGGTGAAGGTGAACCATCCGGGCCTTCCGGGGCGGCAGCCCGGACGGCCCGAGGGGGAAGGGTGGACCGCGTACGAGGACATCGCGCTGGATGACAGCGATTTCGCCGAGATCGGCAGGGCGTTCCCGGAAGACCGGATTCTCCGGGGGCGGATCGGCGGAGCATCGACCATGCTCTTCGCCCTTCCGGATGCCGTCGATCACGCACTTGAATGGATGACCGAAAATAGACGCTGA
- a CDS encoding TIR-like protein FxsC → MFLRSHLRDGGRVPASVQPYFFLSYAHTPRFGAGGPDPDMWVERLFRDLCSHVMALTNLPAGAEAGFMDREIRSGEGWSERLGAALATCRVFVPLFSPRYFASEMCGKEWFAFAQRTIHHVALSNQPADAIVPALWVPVPPSQLPLPAERLQFNHNTFGERYVTDGLYGLIKLRGYAEQYESAVYELAKRIVRVAETVRLDPIRPLDYRLVPSAFGSPSSTARTLHVTVAAASRHDLPEGRSPEYYGDSALDWNPYHPVSQRPIAYVAEDLVRNLNYQTTVGSFDDEAGHFDSKQPPTRPEILIVDRWAVEDEQRRQRLAAFDQESRPWINVVVPWNRYDHQSRAKEGELAHRLEDTMPVKMSQGRAACRAAANGVANMETLGQILPQVVEAAAQQFLRHAQVYPPAGSPVAGTERPRLLGPMGMNAPPAPPPAPFPPTVGDTGDGYAGAGRSDGLGRSDGSDGSDGSDGSDGSDENNDNDRGDADDIES, encoded by the coding sequence ATGTTTCTTCGCTCGCATCTTCGGGACGGGGGTCGTGTGCCCGCATCAGTGCAGCCGTACTTTTTTCTCAGTTATGCGCATACACCGAGGTTCGGGGCGGGAGGACCGGACCCGGACATGTGGGTGGAGCGGCTTTTCCGCGATCTCTGCAGCCATGTCATGGCGCTGACGAATCTTCCCGCGGGAGCCGAGGCCGGCTTCATGGACCGGGAGATACGCAGCGGTGAGGGCTGGTCGGAACGGCTCGGGGCGGCGCTCGCCACCTGCCGGGTCTTCGTCCCGCTGTTCTCGCCGCGCTACTTCGCCAGCGAAATGTGCGGGAAGGAGTGGTTCGCCTTCGCACAGCGCACCATCCACCACGTGGCGCTGAGCAACCAGCCGGCCGACGCCATCGTGCCCGCGTTATGGGTACCGGTACCGCCCTCCCAACTACCCCTTCCCGCAGAGCGGTTGCAGTTCAACCACAACACCTTCGGCGAGCGGTACGTCACCGACGGACTCTACGGACTGATCAAACTGCGGGGCTACGCCGAGCAGTACGAGAGCGCCGTGTACGAACTCGCCAAGCGGATCGTCCGGGTCGCCGAAACCGTCCGGCTCGATCCGATCCGGCCCCTCGACTACCGCCTGGTGCCCAGTGCCTTCGGCTCTCCGAGCAGCACCGCCCGCACCCTGCACGTCACCGTGGCCGCCGCCTCCCGGCACGATCTGCCCGAGGGGCGCAGCCCCGAGTACTACGGGGACAGCGCGCTGGACTGGAACCCGTACCACCCGGTCTCCCAGCGGCCCATCGCCTACGTGGCGGAGGACCTGGTCCGCAACCTCAACTACCAGACGACGGTGGGGTCGTTCGACGACGAGGCCGGACACTTCGACTCCAAACAGCCGCCCACCCGGCCCGAGATCCTCATCGTGGACCGGTGGGCGGTGGAGGACGAGCAGCGCCGCCAGCGCCTGGCCGCCTTCGACCAGGAGTCCCGGCCGTGGATCAACGTGGTCGTGCCGTGGAACCGGTACGACCACCAGAGCCGGGCGAAGGAGGGCGAGTTGGCCCACCGGCTCGAGGACACCATGCCCGTCAAGATGAGCCAGGGCCGGGCCGCCTGCCGGGCCGCCGCCAACGGCGTGGCCAACATGGAGACGCTCGGGCAGATCCTGCCGCAGGTGGTGGAGGCCGCCGCCCAGCAGTTCCTCAGACACGCCCAGGTCTACCCACCGGCCGGCAGCCCCGTGGCCGGCACCGAACGGCCCCGGCTGCTCGGTCCCATGGGGATGAACGCGCCGCCCGCTCCACCGCCCGCCCCCTTCCCGCCCACCGTGGGCGATACGGGCGACGGGTACGCCGGGGCCGGCCGGTCCGACGGGCTCGGCAGGTCCGACGGGTCCGACGGGTCCGACGGGTCCGACGGGTCCGACGGGTCCGACGAAAACAACGACAACGACCGGGGGGACGCGGATGACATCGAGTCGTGA
- the fxsT gene encoding FxSxx-COOH system tetratricopeptide repeat protein: MTSSRDSQHSSRDEHHEGRIVTFYSYKGGTGRTMALANTAWILAANGKRVLAVDWDLEAPGLHRFFHPFLDPSTLGATTGVIDLISEYAWAATSPVQRADDWHKDYARIQPHAVSLTPETLGWEFPDGGTLDFVSAGRQNREYSATVSTFDWDNFYDRLGGGLFFDALRADMKRNYDYVLIDSRTGLSDIADICTVHLPDVLVDCFTLSDQSIDGAASVARQIDERFNDRGIKIYPVPMRIDEGEKEKADAGRALARIKFDRFPNGLIGDDLTSYWGAVEIPYRPYYAYEETLATFGDEAGLTNSLLSAFERLTTVVTEGDVTSMPAIGEEVRLRIRDAFTRRRPALPADLFLSYVAENRMWADWIESVLTRAGFRVVPRDVSAERAPATAAGDTLGGTGISVDTAARTVVLLSSAYLKSARAVDVWERAAAEDPTGGRRQLVPLRVGDVRLSTPYIDRNPVDLFRLDEVHATTALLRAVERPMALPDTVASASAPGPRFPGTVPKIWNAPPRNPGFTGRSIVLERMRDQLGGGISVVLPQPQTLFGLGGVGKTQVALEYVHRFMADYDLVWWISAEQTDDVVAALAELAVRLGAQTGEDMSAASQEAIDLLRRGVPSSRWLLVFDNADDPETLKRYFPPGGPGHVLVTSRNQSWSQYGDALPVDVFLREESIEHLQRRAPGLSKEDAEQVAVAVGDLPLAVEQAGAWIAETATPVSAYIEQLAQQAARVLALNQPPGYPEPVAATWNVSIERLQSRSPAAVRLLQLCAFFAPEPISANLLYSKEMIDALKPYDSSLQEKLVLGRVIREIGRFALAKVDQVSNSIQVHRLVQAVIRAQLSEEEQREARHAVHRILAGARPDDDEPIDNPETWPRFNTIWPHLTPSEARFCKEPETRRLLIDRVRYLWKRGDFKAAYALGEELRETWRETLGGDDLQYLYLRFHLSNILRSQGRFVEAMELDEGTLERQQAALGVSHPHTYMTTSGLAMDLGALGRYGEAMELANAAHEGFGQIFHEAHPRTLAAANNLALNLRMIGQYARAREIDQEVLDRRTEVLGTDHPYTLSSAQNLARDLREVGRYDDSVQLLSRTYEIYKRTLGRAFPGTLSAAKNLAVSLRRAGDVEDALRLTTATRNRYRAKYTSVNPDLLACELNLAADLFATGDPGAARDLAQEVVDEYVKVPGERHPYTLAAVNNLAVFHWGTGAAETADPMLRQTIHHMREVLGDNHPHTIFANLNLANARADLGDPEGALELERISVMRLREALGAHHPETLASSSNMAVSLDMMGRKEEANRVRAEAVAELTRLLGEDHGLTRYARDERRVHRDLEPLAV, encoded by the coding sequence ATGACATCGAGTCGTGACAGCCAGCACAGCAGCCGTGACGAGCACCACGAGGGGCGCATCGTCACCTTCTACTCGTACAAGGGCGGCACGGGCCGCACGATGGCGCTGGCCAACACCGCCTGGATCCTCGCGGCCAACGGCAAGCGGGTCCTCGCCGTGGACTGGGACCTGGAGGCTCCCGGCCTGCACCGCTTCTTCCACCCGTTCCTGGACCCCTCCACCCTCGGCGCCACCACCGGTGTCATAGACCTGATCAGCGAGTACGCGTGGGCGGCCACCAGCCCGGTGCAGCGCGCCGACGACTGGCACAAGGACTACGCGCGGATCCAGCCGCACGCCGTTTCGCTGACCCCCGAGACCCTCGGCTGGGAATTCCCCGACGGCGGGACCCTGGACTTCGTCTCGGCGGGCCGGCAGAACCGCGAGTACTCGGCGACCGTCTCGACCTTCGACTGGGACAACTTCTACGACCGGCTCGGCGGCGGGCTCTTCTTCGACGCCTTACGGGCGGACATGAAGCGGAACTACGACTACGTCCTCATCGACAGCCGCACCGGCCTCTCCGACATAGCCGACATCTGCACGGTCCACCTGCCCGACGTCCTGGTCGACTGCTTCACCCTGTCCGACCAGTCCATCGACGGCGCGGCCTCCGTGGCCCGGCAGATCGACGAGCGGTTCAACGACCGAGGCATCAAGATCTACCCGGTCCCGATGCGCATCGACGAGGGCGAGAAGGAGAAGGCCGACGCCGGCCGGGCCCTGGCCCGGATCAAGTTCGACCGCTTCCCCAACGGGCTGATCGGGGACGACCTCACCTCCTACTGGGGCGCGGTGGAGATCCCGTACCGCCCCTACTACGCCTACGAGGAGACCCTGGCCACCTTCGGCGACGAGGCCGGGCTCACCAACTCCCTGCTCTCCGCCTTCGAACGGCTCACCACCGTCGTCACCGAGGGCGACGTCACCTCTATGCCCGCCATCGGCGAGGAGGTGCGCCTGCGCATCCGGGACGCCTTCACCCGGCGGCGCCCCGCCCTGCCCGCGGACCTCTTCCTCTCCTACGTCGCCGAGAACCGCATGTGGGCCGACTGGATCGAGTCGGTGCTCACCCGGGCCGGTTTCCGGGTCGTCCCCCGGGACGTCTCCGCCGAACGGGCCCCGGCCACCGCCGCCGGGGACACCCTGGGCGGTACGGGGATCAGCGTCGACACCGCAGCACGGACCGTGGTGCTGCTCTCCAGCGCCTACCTCAAGTCCGCCCGCGCGGTGGACGTGTGGGAGCGGGCCGCCGCCGAGGACCCGACCGGGGGCCGGCGCCAGCTGGTGCCGCTGCGGGTGGGCGACGTACGCCTGTCCACCCCGTACATCGACCGCAATCCGGTGGACCTCTTCCGCCTCGACGAGGTGCACGCCACGACCGCGCTGCTGCGCGCGGTGGAACGGCCGATGGCGCTGCCCGACACCGTCGCCAGCGCCTCCGCGCCCGGCCCCCGCTTCCCGGGGACGGTCCCGAAGATCTGGAACGCGCCGCCCCGCAACCCCGGATTCACCGGCCGCTCCATCGTGCTGGAGCGGATGCGCGACCAGCTCGGCGGCGGCATATCCGTGGTGCTGCCGCAGCCGCAGACCCTGTTCGGGCTCGGCGGCGTGGGCAAGACCCAGGTGGCGCTGGAGTACGTCCACCGCTTCATGGCCGACTACGACCTGGTCTGGTGGATCTCCGCCGAGCAGACCGACGACGTGGTCGCCGCCCTCGCGGAACTGGCCGTACGCCTGGGCGCGCAGACCGGCGAGGACATGTCGGCCGCCTCCCAGGAGGCGATCGACCTGCTGCGGCGCGGGGTTCCCTCCTCGCGCTGGCTGCTGGTCTTCGACAACGCCGACGACCCCGAAACGCTCAAGCGGTACTTCCCGCCGGGCGGCCCGGGGCACGTGCTCGTCACCTCCCGCAACCAGTCCTGGTCCCAGTACGGCGACGCCCTCCCCGTGGACGTGTTCCTGCGCGAGGAGTCCATCGAGCACCTCCAGCGCCGGGCACCCGGGCTGAGCAAGGAGGACGCCGAGCAGGTGGCCGTCGCGGTCGGCGACCTGCCGCTGGCCGTCGAGCAGGCGGGCGCCTGGATCGCGGAGACCGCGACCCCGGTGTCCGCGTACATCGAACAGCTGGCCCAGCAGGCCGCCCGCGTGCTGGCTCTGAACCAGCCGCCCGGCTACCCGGAGCCGGTGGCCGCCACCTGGAACGTCTCCATAGAACGGCTCCAGTCCCGCTCCCCCGCGGCCGTGCGGCTGCTCCAGCTGTGCGCCTTCTTCGCGCCCGAGCCGATCTCGGCGAACCTGCTCTACAGCAAGGAGATGATCGACGCCCTCAAGCCGTACGACTCCTCGCTCCAGGAGAAGCTCGTCCTGGGCCGCGTCATCCGGGAGATCGGCCGCTTCGCGCTCGCCAAGGTCGACCAGGTCAGCAACAGCATCCAGGTGCACCGCCTGGTGCAGGCCGTGATCCGGGCGCAGCTCTCCGAGGAGGAGCAGCGCGAGGCCCGGCACGCGGTGCACCGGATCCTGGCGGGTGCCCGGCCGGACGACGACGAGCCGATAGACAACCCGGAGACCTGGCCGCGGTTCAACACCATCTGGCCGCACCTGACGCCGTCGGAGGCCCGGTTCTGCAAGGAGCCGGAGACCCGCCGGCTGCTGATCGACCGCGTCCGCTACCTCTGGAAGCGCGGGGACTTCAAGGCGGCGTACGCGCTGGGCGAGGAGCTGCGCGAGACCTGGCGCGAGACCCTGGGCGGCGACGACCTCCAGTACCTGTACCTGCGCTTCCACCTCTCCAACATCCTTCGCTCGCAGGGCCGGTTCGTGGAGGCGATGGAGCTGGACGAGGGCACCCTGGAGCGCCAGCAGGCGGCGCTGGGCGTCTCGCACCCGCACACGTACATGACCACCAGCGGGCTGGCGATGGACCTGGGCGCGCTCGGCCGCTACGGCGAGGCGATGGAGCTGGCCAACGCCGCGCACGAGGGCTTCGGGCAGATCTTCCACGAGGCCCACCCGCGCACCCTGGCCGCCGCGAACAACCTGGCGCTGAACCTGCGCATGATCGGGCAGTACGCGCGGGCCAGGGAGATCGACCAGGAGGTCCTCGACCGGCGCACCGAGGTGCTGGGCACGGACCACCCGTACACCCTGTCCTCGGCGCAGAACCTGGCGCGCGACCTGCGCGAGGTCGGCCGGTACGACGACTCGGTGCAGTTGCTGAGCCGGACGTACGAGATCTACAAGCGGACCCTGGGCCGGGCCTTCCCCGGCACCCTGTCGGCGGCCAAGAACCTGGCGGTCTCGCTGCGCAGGGCGGGGGACGTGGAGGACGCGCTGCGGCTGACCACGGCGACGCGCAACCGCTACCGGGCCAAGTACACCTCCGTCAACCCCGACCTCCTCGCCTGCGAACTCAACCTGGCCGCCGACCTGTTCGCGACCGGCGACCCGGGCGCGGCGCGGGACCTGGCCCAGGAGGTGGTGGACGAGTACGTCAAGGTGCCGGGCGAGCGGCACCCGTACACCCTGGCCGCGGTCAACAACCTCGCGGTGTTCCACTGGGGCACGGGGGCGGCGGAGACCGCCGATCCGATGCTGCGCCAGACCATCCACCACATGCGCGAGGTGCTGGGCGACAACCACCCGCACACCATCTTCGCCAACCTCAACCTGGCCAACGCCCGGGCCGACCTGGGCGATCCGGAGGGCGCCCTGGAACTGGAGCGGATCTCGGTGATGCGGCTGCGCGAGGCACTGGGCGCGCACCACCCGGAGACCCTGGCGAGCTCCTCCAACATGGCGGTCAGCCTGGACATGATGGGCCGCAAGGAGGAGGCGAACCGGGTACGGGCCGAGGCGGTGGCCGAGTTGACCCGGCTCCTCGGCGAGGACCACGGGCTGACGCGGTACGCCCGCGACGAGCGCCGGGTCCACCGGGACCTGGAGCCGCTGGCGGTGTGA
- a CDS encoding DUF4231 domain-containing protein: protein MSDSTTFRNEDLPALFHHTDQAAISRQRESTQATRAQLMLLVVAAAIAALPEGPKLGSAYLSGLLSVLAYAGVLGVGIRATRRRARPQWQLNRSAAEFIKSLAWRYAVHGAPFGSDVPGVEETYRTRLEAGLNELRKMGWEDPRTAGLVPEGGEITGAMFRLRGLDYQVRRETYVRDRLIEQRNWYQRKTEVSRRATALWSWSIVLLTLLALLFALFGAFGSGPGPALTGLLSAAATAGIAWNEVRRHHPLIEAHTLIEQDLSAMMVVMQTTITETQWPTSVYETERYVSPQHTDWLARHSS, encoded by the coding sequence GTGAGTGACAGCACGACCTTTCGCAACGAGGACCTGCCGGCCCTCTTCCACCACACCGACCAGGCGGCGATCTCCCGGCAGCGGGAATCCACCCAGGCCACCCGCGCCCAGCTGATGCTGCTCGTCGTGGCCGCCGCCATCGCCGCCCTGCCCGAGGGGCCGAAGCTCGGCTCCGCCTACCTGTCCGGGCTGCTCAGCGTGCTCGCGTACGCCGGGGTGCTGGGCGTGGGCATACGGGCCACCCGGCGCCGGGCGCGCCCGCAGTGGCAGCTCAACCGCAGCGCCGCGGAGTTCATCAAATCGCTGGCCTGGCGGTACGCCGTCCACGGCGCCCCCTTCGGCAGTGACGTCCCCGGCGTCGAGGAGACGTACCGGACCCGGCTGGAGGCGGGTCTGAACGAGCTGCGGAAGATGGGCTGGGAGGATCCGCGGACCGCCGGGCTCGTGCCGGAGGGCGGGGAGATCACCGGTGCGATGTTCCGGCTGCGGGGTCTGGACTACCAGGTCCGCAGGGAGACGTACGTCCGTGACCGGCTGATCGAGCAGCGCAACTGGTACCAGCGCAAGACGGAGGTGTCCCGGCGGGCGACGGCCCTGTGGTCGTGGTCGATCGTGCTGCTGACCCTGCTGGCGCTGCTGTTCGCCCTCTTCGGGGCGTTCGGTTCGGGTCCGGGGCCGGCGCTGACCGGGCTGCTGAGCGCGGCGGCGACGGCCGGCATCGCCTGGAACGAGGTGCGGCGCCACCACCCGCTGATCGAGGCGCACACCCTGATCGAGCAGGACCTCTCCGCGATGATGGTCGTGATGCAGACGACGATCACCGAGACGCAGTGGCCGACCTCGGTCTACGAGACCGAGCGGTACGTGTCCCCGCAGCACACGGACTGGCTGGCCCGGCACAGCAGTTGA
- a CDS encoding S1 family peptidase, with the protein MAAVAALAAPTAAHADGGFSADRLASAGASVLRADVAGTAWHTDPATGTLVVTADSTVSAAAIARIRSEAGTNAAALRIERTPGKLRKLISGGDAIYASGWRCSAGFNVRSGSTYYILTAGHCTDGAGTWWTNSAHTTVIGPTVGSSFPNNDYGLVRYDNAAVAHPGTVGNQDITSAVNATTGMSVTRRGSTTGIHSGSVTGLNATVNYGGGDVVYGMIRTNVCAEPGDSGGPLYSGTRAVGLTSGGSGNCSSGGTTFFQPVVEALNAYGVSVY; encoded by the coding sequence ATGGCCGCCGTGGCCGCCCTCGCGGCCCCCACGGCCGCGCACGCGGACGGCGGGTTCAGCGCCGACCGGCTCGCCTCCGCCGGCGCCTCGGTCCTGCGCGCCGACGTGGCCGGCACGGCCTGGCACACCGACCCCGCCACCGGCACCCTCGTGGTCACCGCCGACTCCACCGTCTCGGCGGCCGCCATCGCCAGGATCCGCAGCGAGGCCGGAACGAACGCGGCCGCCCTGCGCATCGAGCGCACCCCCGGCAAGCTGAGGAAGCTGATCTCCGGCGGCGACGCCATCTACGCCTCCGGCTGGCGCTGTTCGGCCGGCTTCAACGTGCGCAGCGGAAGCACGTACTACATCCTGACCGCCGGACACTGCACCGACGGCGCGGGCACCTGGTGGACCAACTCCGCCCACACCACCGTCATCGGCCCCACCGTGGGCTCCAGCTTCCCGAACAACGACTACGGGCTCGTCCGCTACGACAACGCCGCCGTCGCCCACCCCGGGACCGTCGGCAACCAGGACATCACCAGCGCCGTCAACGCCACCACCGGCATGTCCGTCACCCGGCGCGGATCCACCACCGGCATCCACAGCGGCTCGGTGACCGGCCTCAACGCCACCGTGAACTACGGCGGCGGCGACGTCGTCTACGGAATGATCCGGACCAACGTCTGCGCCGAGCCCGGTGACAGCGGCGGTCCGCTCTACTCGGGCACCCGCGCGGTCGGCCTCACCTCCGGCGGCAGCGGCAACTGCTCCTCGGGCGGCACCACGTTCTTCCAGCCCGTCGTCGAGGCGCTCAACGCGTACGGCGTGAGCGTGTACTAG